One Corynebacterium uterequi DNA segment encodes these proteins:
- the thrE gene encoding threonine/serine exporter ThrE has product MGIFSKLNSILPGEGTLSTVDAARAAPPPSPLAPVNLQDQAEVAGVMMIAARIGDILLSSGSGNQDARAQIHAVTAAYGLWYCHIAITMNTITLSTSVGTKPKVPVSVFRVSRQMRTDFSKLHEVDRLIRSIQAGATSPAVAEAVLDELEARPREVRFKQAIWGWSALGGFAAILLGGGWFVALIAFVTSFVIVGTNEVLDRQGLPGFFQQVFGGIIATLPTAIIYHIAQNFGVQIRPSLIIASCIIVLVAGLSLVQSLQDAMTGAAVTGSARFFDTLLMTTGIVAGVAVGMQLAGVLGIDLPPIEATSPPNFNEAVLLVAASGVACAGFAYGSYGERSAISVSAASGVLGASVFHLIVYPLGVGTVAASGASALVIGLVGGLLARRFLVPPLITAVAGITPLLPGVMLYRSMYALLSEQTLVGFTNLFLALAIGGSLAAGVVLGEWLARRIRRPQSFRPYDALRRARRISLRRRRPGSVE; this is encoded by the coding sequence GTGGGAATCTTCTCGAAGCTGAACAGTATCCTGCCCGGCGAGGGAACGCTGTCCACCGTCGACGCGGCACGAGCTGCCCCTCCCCCGTCACCACTGGCGCCGGTCAATCTCCAGGACCAGGCCGAAGTCGCCGGGGTCATGATGATCGCCGCCCGCATCGGCGACATTTTGTTGTCCTCCGGCTCCGGCAACCAGGACGCCCGCGCCCAGATCCACGCGGTCACCGCCGCGTATGGGTTGTGGTACTGCCACATCGCCATCACCATGAACACCATCACGCTGTCCACGTCGGTGGGCACGAAGCCGAAGGTTCCCGTGTCGGTGTTTCGGGTATCGCGGCAGATGCGCACAGACTTCTCGAAGCTGCACGAGGTGGACCGGCTTATCCGCTCCATCCAGGCGGGCGCCACGAGCCCCGCTGTGGCCGAGGCGGTCCTCGACGAGCTGGAAGCCCGTCCCCGGGAAGTGCGGTTCAAGCAGGCGATATGGGGATGGTCGGCGCTCGGCGGCTTCGCAGCCATCCTGCTAGGCGGCGGCTGGTTCGTGGCGCTTATCGCCTTCGTGACGTCCTTCGTCATTGTGGGCACCAACGAGGTCCTCGATCGTCAGGGGCTCCCGGGTTTCTTCCAGCAGGTCTTTGGCGGCATCATCGCCACGCTGCCGACGGCGATCATCTATCACATCGCCCAAAACTTCGGCGTCCAAATCCGGCCGAGCCTCATTATCGCTTCGTGCATCATCGTCCTCGTCGCCGGGCTATCGCTGGTCCAATCGCTCCAGGACGCCATGACTGGCGCGGCGGTCACCGGCTCGGCGCGTTTCTTCGATACCTTGCTCATGACCACGGGCATCGTCGCTGGCGTCGCGGTGGGGATGCAGCTGGCCGGGGTCCTCGGGATCGACCTGCCGCCCATCGAAGCGACGTCCCCGCCCAACTTCAACGAGGCGGTTCTCCTCGTCGCCGCGTCGGGCGTGGCCTGCGCAGGGTTCGCCTACGGTTCTTACGGCGAGCGCTCGGCGATCTCGGTGTCGGCGGCGTCGGGGGTGCTGGGGGCGTCGGTGTTCCACCTCATCGTCTACCCCCTCGGCGTGGGCACGGTGGCGGCGTCGGGCGCGTCGGCCCTTGTCATCGGGCTCGTCGGCGGCTTGCTGGCTCGACGCTTCCTCGTCCCCCCGCTCATCACCGCCGTCGCCGGCATCACCCCACTGCTTCCCGGTGTGATGTTGTACCGCTCCATGTACGCACTCTTGTCCGAACAGACCCTGGTGGGCTTTACGAACCTCTTCCTCGCGCTGGCCATCGGCGGGTCTCTGGCCGCCGGCGTCGTGCTCGGTGAGTGGCTGGCGCGGCGGATTCGCCGCCCGCAGAGCTTCCGGCCCTACGACGCCTTACGCCGGGCTCGCCGTATCTCCCTGCGCAGGCGCCGTCCGGGTAGCGTAGAATGA
- a CDS encoding metal ABC transporter ATP-binding protein codes for MLVSFRDAAVDPLWSGLNLDIDRGEFLAVLGPNGVGKSTLLGTILGTRELTRGSVSVDARVGFIPQQRMFERSTPLRARDLVSLAVAHGVLRRRRPRRGEVDELLAAVGAEGIADMAVGRLSGGQQQLVRQAQALANNPDLLLADEPLLSLDVARQRDTIERLERRRAELGTSVIVVTHDINPMLHVIDRVVYLAPRGHIVGGVEDVMRSEVLSELYNTPVEVVRVGERLMVV; via the coding sequence GTGCTGGTTTCTTTTCGTGATGCGGCCGTTGACCCGCTGTGGTCCGGCCTCAACTTAGACATCGACCGCGGTGAGTTCCTCGCGGTGCTAGGCCCCAACGGGGTCGGTAAGTCCACACTGCTGGGCACCATCCTGGGCACCCGGGAGCTGACGCGGGGGTCGGTGAGCGTCGATGCGCGCGTCGGGTTCATCCCCCAGCAGCGCATGTTTGAGCGTTCGACTCCGCTGCGCGCCCGTGATCTGGTTTCCCTCGCCGTGGCCCACGGCGTCCTTCGACGCCGCCGGCCTCGCCGCGGGGAGGTCGACGAGCTGTTAGCCGCGGTGGGTGCCGAGGGCATCGCCGACATGGCCGTCGGGCGGCTCTCCGGCGGCCAGCAGCAGCTGGTTCGCCAGGCGCAGGCCCTGGCCAACAACCCGGATCTGTTGCTCGCCGACGAGCCTCTACTCTCCTTGGATGTTGCCCGCCAGCGGGACACCATCGAGCGCCTCGAACGTCGGCGCGCGGAGCTGGGCACGTCGGTGATTGTGGTGACCCACGACATTAATCCGATGCTGCATGTTATCGACCGGGTGGTGTATCTGGCGCCGCGCGGCCACATCGTTGGCGGCGTTGAGGACGTGATGCGCTCAGAGGTTCTCAGCGAGCTCTATAACACGCCGGTCGAGGTCGTCCGCGTCGGAGAAAGGCTCATGGTGGTGTAG
- a CDS encoding META domain-containing protein, with translation MRRVRFVAVAAAGVLLSGCAGPEPGLVGPQFSVTDLYLQPGQPSSLPPASAGTVTLSFGDASLTGTTGCAPLQGVTTLDGDRLHIDALTADPDGQCDPGQRRIHDVVVKMLAPGTDFRVSNRGPGEFVLTSNDGALDAPSMRLVRM, from the coding sequence GTGCGCCGCGTTCGTTTCGTCGCCGTCGCTGCCGCCGGCGTACTCCTTTCCGGGTGTGCCGGCCCGGAACCCGGGCTCGTCGGGCCTCAGTTCAGCGTGACGGACCTGTACCTCCAACCGGGCCAACCGTCGAGCCTGCCGCCAGCGTCCGCCGGCACCGTCACTCTCTCCTTTGGGGATGCGAGCCTGACCGGCACCACCGGCTGTGCTCCCCTGCAGGGGGTGACGACGCTCGACGGCGACCGCCTCCACATCGACGCCCTCACGGCCGATCCCGACGGGCAGTGCGATCCGGGGCAACGCCGCATCCACGACGTCGTCGTGAAGATGCTCGCCCCCGGCACCGATTTCCGGGTGTCCAACCGAGGCCCTGGCGAGTTCGTGCTTACTAGCAACGACGGCGCCCTCGACGCCCCGTCGATGCGCTTAGTCAGGATGTAG
- the purD gene encoding phosphoribosylamine--glycine ligase has product MRTLVIGSGGREHALVYGLSLDPSVSEVHAAPGNAGIAELATCHPLSVTSAEDTVALAKDIGAELVVIGPEVPLVAGVSDALRAAGFAVFGPSQAAAALEGSKAFAKEVMAAAGVPTARAQQLLPGDEDVDAALDNFGPTYVVKDDGLAGGKGVVVTADRDAARAHAEAVLAAGNPVLLESFLDGPEVSLFCLVDHGTVVPLLPAQDHKRAYDNDEGPNTGGMGAYTPLPWLPAGGVERIVAEIAEPVAAEMVRRGTPYQGLLYVGAAWGAEGPQVVEFNARFGDPETQAVLMLLESPLGEVLGAVARGTLAEQPPLRWRDGYAATVVVAAENYPAAPRTGDAITGEGLSEPTAVLHAGTARDDAGRLVSAGGRVLCAMGAADTLADALAQAYENADAISLDGSFTRRDIGARAVAGDITV; this is encoded by the coding sequence ATGCGCACATTAGTGATTGGCTCCGGCGGCCGCGAGCACGCCTTGGTTTATGGACTCAGCCTCGACCCCTCCGTCAGCGAGGTGCACGCCGCCCCCGGCAACGCCGGCATCGCAGAGTTGGCTACCTGCCACCCGCTCAGCGTCACCAGCGCCGAAGACACCGTGGCCCTGGCGAAGGACATCGGCGCCGAGCTTGTCGTCATCGGCCCGGAGGTTCCCCTGGTAGCGGGCGTGTCCGACGCGTTGCGCGCCGCCGGCTTCGCCGTCTTCGGCCCCTCCCAGGCGGCCGCCGCCCTGGAGGGTTCCAAGGCCTTCGCCAAGGAGGTCATGGCTGCCGCCGGCGTTCCCACGGCCCGCGCTCAGCAGCTGCTTCCCGGCGACGAGGACGTCGACGCCGCCCTGGACAACTTCGGGCCCACGTACGTGGTCAAGGATGACGGTCTCGCCGGCGGTAAGGGCGTCGTCGTCACCGCCGACCGTGACGCCGCCCGAGCCCACGCTGAGGCGGTGCTCGCCGCCGGCAACCCGGTGCTCTTGGAGTCCTTCCTCGACGGCCCCGAGGTGTCGCTCTTCTGCCTGGTTGACCATGGCACCGTCGTCCCGCTGCTGCCCGCGCAGGACCACAAGCGCGCCTACGACAACGACGAAGGCCCCAACACCGGCGGAATGGGCGCGTACACCCCGCTGCCGTGGTTGCCCGCCGGCGGCGTCGAGCGCATCGTCGCCGAGATTGCGGAGCCCGTCGCCGCCGAAATGGTGCGCCGCGGTACCCCCTATCAGGGGCTGCTGTATGTCGGCGCCGCGTGGGGGGCTGAGGGCCCGCAGGTGGTGGAGTTCAACGCCCGCTTCGGCGATCCCGAGACCCAGGCGGTGCTGATGCTGCTTGAGTCACCGCTCGGCGAGGTGCTCGGTGCCGTCGCTCGCGGCACCCTGGCGGAGCAGCCCCCGCTACGCTGGCGAGACGGCTACGCGGCCACCGTCGTGGTGGCGGCCGAGAATTATCCGGCGGCCCCGCGCACCGGCGACGCCATCACCGGTGAGGGGCTGAGCGAGCCGACGGCGGTGCTGCACGCCGGCACCGCGCGCGACGACGCCGGCCGCCTCGTCTCCGCCGGCGGTCGCGTCCTGTGTGCCATGGGTGCCGCCGACACGCTGGCCGACGCGCTGGCGCAGGCCTACGAGAACGCTGACGCCATCTCCCTCGACGGCTCCTTTACCCGTCGGGACATCGGCGCTCGCGCCGTGGCTGGGGACATCACCGTGTAG
- a CDS encoding sensor histidine kinase, which produces MGGPTKRRPVVRRVLNLHTTLLVAIILLAGLGFLLSSAAVTTVMRGIIISRVDSDLSASLEGWTQDPDISRQQATKGPPSEFSVLIVDRHNWATWVNAGETRPDLSTVRIDGSPTTVGSLPGSAREVHWRAMGTASDGGITVVAKSLEGEQLMISGLIAVQVAISLLTLVMMGFAASWVVRKAIRPMEDVQLTASAIADGNFSRRVPSWPKNTEIGQLAAALNKMLERLQEEINKSQAKESQMRRFIGDASHELRTPLTSVRGYTELYRSGATDDIDKVLSKIDEESARMQLLVEDLLALTRAEGQRLDVRPVDLLEVTLSARSTAQAAFAGREVSVVNTTEDMPVVNGDPDRLHQVLLNLISNALRHAGEAAKVTLRLRQEGRDLYVDVIDDGVGMPREVADHIFERFYRADTSRSRSKSSRGGSGLGLAITRALVEQHGGDITVTSVEGEGSTFTVRLPRLLNPQNASR; this is translated from the coding sequence GTGGGTGGGCCCACGAAGCGGCGCCCGGTGGTGCGCCGCGTCCTCAACCTGCACACCACCTTGCTGGTGGCGATCATCCTGCTGGCCGGCCTGGGGTTCTTACTGTCGTCAGCGGCGGTGACCACCGTCATGCGGGGCATTATTATCTCACGCGTCGATTCCGACCTGTCCGCCAGCCTCGAAGGGTGGACGCAGGACCCGGACATCTCGCGTCAGCAAGCCACGAAGGGCCCGCCGAGCGAGTTCTCGGTGCTCATCGTCGATCGGCACAACTGGGCGACGTGGGTCAACGCCGGCGAGACGCGACCGGACCTGTCGACGGTGCGCATCGACGGCTCCCCGACGACGGTCGGCTCCCTGCCCGGCTCGGCCCGGGAGGTGCACTGGCGGGCGATGGGCACGGCCTCCGACGGCGGCATCACCGTTGTTGCCAAATCCCTTGAGGGCGAGCAGCTCATGATTAGCGGGCTCATCGCCGTGCAGGTTGCCATCTCCCTGCTGACGCTGGTCATGATGGGCTTCGCCGCCAGCTGGGTGGTGCGCAAAGCGATCCGGCCGATGGAAGACGTCCAGCTCACGGCATCAGCGATCGCGGACGGCAACTTCAGCCGACGGGTGCCGTCTTGGCCGAAGAACACCGAGATCGGTCAGCTTGCGGCGGCGTTGAACAAGATGCTGGAGCGCCTGCAGGAGGAAATCAACAAATCTCAGGCCAAAGAGTCGCAGATGCGGCGCTTCATCGGCGACGCCTCCCACGAGCTACGCACCCCGCTGACCAGCGTCCGCGGCTACACGGAGCTGTACCGTTCCGGCGCCACGGATGACATCGACAAGGTGCTCTCAAAGATCGATGAGGAATCCGCCCGCATGCAGCTGCTCGTCGAAGACCTCCTGGCGCTGACTCGGGCAGAGGGCCAGCGGCTCGACGTCCGACCGGTCGACCTCCTGGAAGTCACCCTCAGCGCCCGTTCCACGGCGCAGGCCGCGTTCGCGGGCCGGGAGGTGTCCGTGGTCAACACCACGGAGGACATGCCGGTGGTCAACGGTGACCCCGACCGGCTGCACCAGGTTCTGCTCAACCTCATCTCCAACGCGCTACGCCACGCCGGGGAGGCCGCGAAGGTCACGCTGCGGCTGCGACAGGAGGGCCGGGATCTTTACGTCGACGTCATCGACGACGGCGTCGGCATGCCGCGCGAGGTCGCCGACCACATCTTCGAGCGCTTCTACCGCGCCGACACCTCCCGGTCCCGGTCGAAGTCTTCTCGCGGCGGAAGCGGGCTGGGCCTGGCGATTACGCGGGCGCTCGTTGAGCAGCACGGCGGCGACATCACGGTCACCTCCGTGGAGGGTGAAGGTTCCACCTTCACCGTTCGGCTGCCGCGCCTGCTCAATCCGCAGAACGCCAGCCGTTAG
- a CDS encoding HIT family protein: protein MSTVFTKIINGELPGRFVYRDDTVAAFLSIEPVRYGHTLIVPVAEVDKWTEIPQPTFNAMNEVAQLVGRAIIDVFGSERAGYLIAGFEVPHTHIHVFPADDMSGYDLSSAMAADATDPAEMDSAAQRLREALGVGEDGYPA from the coding sequence ATGAGTACCGTGTTCACCAAAATCATTAACGGCGAGCTGCCCGGTCGGTTCGTCTACCGCGACGACACGGTTGCGGCTTTCCTGTCTATCGAGCCGGTCCGTTACGGCCACACCCTCATCGTTCCCGTAGCCGAGGTGGACAAGTGGACGGAGATTCCGCAGCCCACCTTCAACGCGATGAACGAGGTCGCGCAGCTCGTCGGCCGCGCGATCATTGACGTCTTCGGCTCCGAGCGGGCGGGCTACCTCATCGCCGGCTTCGAGGTGCCCCACACGCACATCCATGTCTTCCCGGCCGATGACATGTCCGGCTACGACCTCTCCTCGGCCATGGCGGCCGACGCCACCGATCCGGCCGAGATGGACTCCGCCGCACAGCGCTTGCGGGAGGCCCTCGGGGTGGGCGAGGACGGCTACCCCGCCTAA
- a CDS encoding response regulator transcription factor, whose translation MSETATQPVKVLVVDDEPNIVDLISVSLKFQGFDVETAESGDEALALARQTRPDAFILDVMMPGMDGFELLSKLREDGLDGPVLYLTAKDAVEDRIHGLTIGADDYVTKPFSLEEVITRLRVILRRGHVADEEQGDATIRYADLTLNDETHEVTKAGEIVELSPTEFNLLRYLMLNAEVVVSKAKILDNVWHYDFGGDGNVVESYISYLRRKVDTGEVPLIQTVRGVGYVLRTPRK comes from the coding sequence ATGTCAGAAACAGCTACCCAACCCGTCAAGGTCCTTGTCGTCGACGATGAACCGAACATCGTCGATCTCATCTCCGTCAGCCTAAAGTTCCAAGGCTTCGACGTGGAGACCGCCGAGTCCGGCGATGAGGCCTTGGCCCTCGCCCGGCAAACCCGCCCGGATGCGTTCATCCTCGACGTCATGATGCCCGGCATGGATGGTTTCGAACTACTCTCCAAGCTGCGCGAGGACGGCCTCGACGGGCCGGTGCTGTACCTCACCGCCAAGGACGCGGTGGAGGACCGGATCCATGGTCTGACCATCGGGGCCGACGACTATGTGACCAAACCCTTCTCCCTGGAGGAGGTCATCACCCGGCTGCGCGTCATCCTACGCCGCGGCCACGTCGCCGACGAAGAGCAGGGCGACGCCACCATCCGCTACGCGGACCTCACCCTCAACGATGAGACCCACGAGGTGACCAAGGCCGGCGAGATCGTCGAACTGTCCCCGACCGAGTTCAACCTGCTGCGCTACCTCATGCTCAACGCCGAGGTCGTGGTGAGCAAGGCCAAGATCCTCGACAACGTGTGGCACTACGACTTCGGCGGCGACGGCAACGTCGTCGAGTCCTACATCTCCTACCTGCGACGTAAGGTCGATACCGGCGAGGTGCCGCTCATTCAGACGGTTCGTGGCGTCGGCTACGTCCTGCGCACCCCGCGCAAGTAG
- a CDS encoding pyruvate dehydrogenase gives MAKNFAQQLIETLEVQGVKRIYGLVGDSLNPVSEAVRTSSIEWIHVRNEEAAAFAAEADSLTTGDLAVCAGSCGPGNTHFVQGLYDAHRNGAKVLAIASHIPSPQIGSQFFQETHPELLFNECSGYVEMANSAYQGTRVLHNAIQSTMAGKGVSVIVIPGDVSEQEVEDTTFVDSVIACGRPTVFPDPAEAAELVKAINEANSVTLFCGEGVRDAREQVLALAEKIKSPIGHAFGGKMHIQYDNPFDVGMSGLLGYGACTSAMREADLLILLGTDFPYVDWLPSANVAQVDIDASHIGRRTTVKYPVVGDVAAVIDNILPHVEEKEDRSFLDAQLREHAQLISNVVESYTKKAAKATPIHPEYAASLIDELAAEDAIFTVDTGMCNVWGARYITPNGKRQEIGSFKHGTMANALPQAIGAQAANPGRQVVSFSGDGGLGMLLGELLTAKLHDLPVKIMAFNNSSLGMVKLEMMVAGLQEFETDHEHVNFADIAAAMGIKSLRVEDPTDLEKALKEAFAYDGPVLVDIVTDPDALSIPPSITWSMMMGFSRSAAKTVFGGGIGRMAKLAQANLNHIPAAAAISKNRFF, from the coding sequence GTGGCCAAAAACTTTGCCCAACAACTCATCGAAACCCTGGAAGTGCAGGGCGTGAAGCGCATCTACGGCCTGGTGGGGGACTCCCTCAACCCGGTCTCGGAGGCGGTGCGCACGTCGTCCATCGAATGGATCCACGTCCGCAACGAGGAAGCAGCGGCCTTCGCCGCGGAGGCGGACTCTCTCACCACTGGCGACCTCGCGGTGTGCGCTGGTTCCTGCGGCCCGGGAAACACCCACTTCGTGCAGGGGCTCTACGACGCCCACCGCAACGGCGCGAAGGTTCTGGCCATCGCTTCACACATCCCGAGCCCGCAGATCGGCTCGCAGTTCTTCCAGGAAACGCACCCGGAGCTGCTGTTCAACGAGTGCTCCGGCTACGTCGAGATGGCGAATTCGGCCTACCAGGGCACGCGCGTGCTGCACAACGCTATCCAGTCGACCATGGCGGGCAAGGGCGTATCCGTCATCGTCATCCCCGGTGATGTGTCCGAGCAGGAGGTGGAGGACACCACCTTCGTCGACTCCGTCATTGCGTGCGGCCGGCCCACCGTCTTCCCGGACCCGGCCGAGGCCGCGGAGCTGGTCAAGGCGATTAACGAAGCCAACTCGGTGACGCTCTTCTGCGGCGAGGGCGTGCGCGACGCCCGCGAGCAGGTCCTGGCCCTGGCGGAGAAGATTAAGTCCCCCATCGGCCACGCCTTCGGCGGCAAGATGCACATTCAGTATGACAACCCCTTCGACGTCGGCATGTCCGGGCTGCTCGGCTACGGCGCCTGCACGAGCGCCATGCGCGAGGCTGACCTGCTCATCCTCCTGGGCACTGACTTCCCCTACGTGGACTGGCTGCCGTCGGCCAACGTTGCCCAGGTGGACATCGACGCCTCCCACATCGGCCGGCGCACCACGGTGAAGTACCCCGTCGTCGGCGACGTGGCGGCGGTCATCGACAACATCTTGCCGCATGTTGAGGAGAAGGAGGATCGCTCCTTCCTCGACGCTCAGCTTCGCGAGCACGCGCAGTTGATCTCCAACGTGGTGGAGAGCTACACGAAGAAGGCGGCGAAGGCCACGCCGATCCACCCGGAGTACGCGGCGAGCCTCATCGATGAACTGGCGGCAGAGGACGCCATCTTCACCGTCGATACCGGTATGTGCAACGTGTGGGGTGCCCGCTATATCACCCCGAATGGCAAGCGGCAGGAAATCGGCTCCTTCAAGCACGGGACGATGGCCAACGCGCTGCCCCAAGCGATCGGCGCCCAGGCCGCGAACCCCGGCCGGCAGGTGGTGAGCTTCTCCGGCGACGGCGGCCTTGGAATGCTGCTCGGCGAGCTGCTCACCGCGAAGCTGCATGATTTGCCGGTGAAGATCATGGCCTTCAACAACTCTTCCCTGGGCATGGTCAAGCTGGAGATGATGGTCGCCGGCCTTCAGGAGTTCGAGACCGATCACGAGCACGTCAACTTCGCCGACATTGCCGCGGCGATGGGGATCAAGTCCCTTCGTGTGGAGGATCCCACGGACCTGGAAAAGGCACTGAAGGAGGCCTTTGCCTACGACGGCCCGGTGCTCGTGGACATCGTTACGGATCCGGACGCCTTGTCCATTCCGCCGAGCATCACCTGGTCGATGATGATGGGCTTCTCTCGTTCCGCGGCGAAAACCGTCTTCGGCGGTGGCATCGGGCGGATGGCGAAGCTGGCCCAGGCGAACCTCAACCACATTCCGGCGGCGGCCGCGATCTCGAAGAATCGTTTCTTCTAG
- a CDS encoding metal ABC transporter solute-binding protein, Zn/Mn family, which translates to MNSSRFRRALAAGTGAALAAASLVSCTNDSASTSASSSTSDAPAAEALSVVTSTSVWSDVADAVLGDDASITAIIEDNGIDPHSFEPSAADLARGMDADLVVVGGGGYEAWLYEPIIDRQGDEKIVHALPLISHAEAHAGHDHDHAHAHEAEGHDEHDHAHEAEGHAAEGHDEHDHAHEAEAHDEHAHEHEGEAHEAEAHDEHAHAHEGHEHGDVHSVDGNEHIWYDVDAVTVVAEEIVEHAKEAGAEADATAVIDEMNELRERLGALGDAKVAQTETIADYIIDDSALTDITPESYRQAALNHSDPAAGDVAAFLDVINSGEVDVLLYNPQTATDLTKRIRSAAEAKGVAIVEIGEIPPADVDFLDYFHQVVDDLEAAVSAVK; encoded by the coding sequence ATGAATTCCTCGAGATTCCGCCGTGCTCTCGCCGCCGGCACTGGCGCCGCCCTGGCCGCCGCAAGCCTTGTCTCTTGCACCAATGATTCCGCCTCTACCTCCGCTAGTTCCTCGACCAGCGACGCCCCCGCCGCCGAGGCCCTTTCCGTGGTGACCTCCACCTCCGTGTGGTCCGACGTTGCCGACGCCGTGCTGGGCGACGACGCCTCCATCACCGCAATCATCGAAGATAACGGCATTGATCCCCACAGCTTTGAGCCCTCCGCAGCGGACCTTGCGCGCGGCATGGACGCCGACCTCGTCGTCGTCGGTGGCGGCGGATACGAGGCCTGGCTCTACGAGCCGATCATCGATCGTCAGGGCGACGAGAAGATCGTTCACGCGCTGCCGCTCATTAGCCACGCCGAGGCCCACGCCGGCCACGACCACGACCATGCTCATGCCCACGAAGCCGAGGGCCACGACGAGCACGATCACGCCCACGAAGCCGAGGGCCACGCAGCCGAGGGCCACGACGAGCACGATCACGCCCACGAGGCCGAAGCCCATGACGAACACGCCCATGAGCACGAGGGTGAGGCCCACGAAGCCGAGGCCCACGACGAGCACGCCCACGCGCACGAAGGCCACGAGCATGGCGACGTGCACTCCGTCGACGGCAACGAGCATATTTGGTACGACGTTGACGCGGTGACCGTCGTCGCCGAGGAGATCGTCGAGCACGCCAAGGAAGCCGGCGCCGAGGCCGACGCCACGGCCGTCATCGATGAGATGAACGAGCTGCGCGAGCGCCTGGGGGCCCTGGGCGATGCCAAGGTTGCGCAGACCGAGACCATTGCCGACTACATCATTGACGATTCCGCCCTCACGGACATTACCCCGGAGAGCTACCGCCAGGCCGCGCTGAACCACTCCGACCCGGCCGCCGGTGACGTCGCCGCGTTCCTCGACGTCATCAACTCCGGTGAGGTGGACGTGTTGCTGTACAACCCGCAGACCGCCACCGACCTCACCAAGCGGATCCGCTCCGCCGCTGAGGCGAAGGGCGTCGCCATCGTTGAGATCGGCGAGATCCCGCCGGCCGACGTCGACTTCCTGGATTACTTCCACCAGGTCGTCGACGACCTTGAGGCCGCCGTATCCGCGGTGAAGTAA
- a CDS encoding LacI family DNA-binding transcriptional regulator: MPADKRPSPRPRGTLASLAADLGVSRTTVSNAYNHPEQLSAATRERILAAAAARGYPGPDPTARSLRTRRVGAVGVLLTERLSYAFEDLASVEFLAGLAESSYATKNSLTLVPEGPDLTSTVVDGFVVYSIAADDPHLSAARSTGLPLVVCDQPYGVADLPFVGIDDRAAVAPAAQALVDAGHRRVGIIAKRLTRQRHDGVVDRATVESADLHVQRSRILGALDVFAAAGIVDVPVVVRHHNDHVSAVDAARELLTGHPDLTAVLCTTDSMAFGVLEFARSRGLAVPEQLSVTGFDGVELAYARGLTTVDQPMRAKGAAAGRMLDELIRHPEDGPRRLLLPTTFVPGATVAAPATS, encoded by the coding sequence ATGCCTGCTGATAAACGCCCCTCCCCGCGGCCGCGGGGGACGCTGGCTTCCCTCGCGGCTGACCTCGGCGTGTCCCGCACCACCGTGTCCAATGCGTACAACCACCCGGAGCAGCTATCGGCAGCCACCCGGGAGCGGATCCTCGCCGCAGCCGCAGCCCGTGGGTACCCAGGCCCGGATCCCACGGCGCGGTCGCTGCGCACCCGCCGCGTCGGCGCCGTCGGAGTGCTGCTTACCGAGCGATTGTCCTATGCCTTCGAGGACCTCGCTTCCGTGGAGTTCCTCGCCGGATTGGCGGAGTCGAGCTACGCCACGAAGAATTCGTTGACCTTGGTTCCGGAGGGGCCAGACCTCACGTCGACCGTGGTCGACGGATTTGTGGTGTACTCCATCGCTGCCGACGATCCTCACCTCAGCGCCGCCCGGTCAACCGGCCTGCCTTTGGTGGTGTGTGACCAGCCCTACGGCGTGGCAGACCTGCCTTTCGTGGGAATCGATGACCGGGCGGCCGTCGCCCCGGCAGCCCAGGCACTGGTCGATGCCGGCCATCGGCGCGTGGGCATCATCGCCAAGCGGCTGACGCGGCAGCGCCATGATGGCGTCGTCGACCGAGCCACGGTGGAGTCCGCGGACCTCCACGTGCAGCGCAGCCGCATCCTTGGCGCGCTGGACGTGTTCGCCGCCGCGGGCATCGTGGATGTTCCGGTGGTAGTACGCCATCACAATGACCACGTTTCCGCCGTCGACGCCGCCCGGGAGCTGCTCACCGGACACCCCGATCTGACCGCGGTGCTGTGCACCACCGACTCCATGGCCTTCGGAGTGCTGGAGTTCGCCCGCTCCCGGGGGCTGGCGGTGCCGGAGCAGCTCTCGGTGACCGGTTTCGACGGCGTCGAACTGGCCTACGCCCGCGGCTTGACCACCGTCGATCAGCCGATGCGGGCAAAGGGGGCAGCGGCGGGTCGAATGCTCGACGAGCTCATCCGCCACCCCGAGGACGGACCGCGCCGGCTTCTCTTGCCCACCACCTTCGTGCCGGGGGCGACGGTGGCCGCGCCGGCTACATCCTGA